A genomic window from Agrobacterium tumefaciens includes:
- a CDS encoding DUF3597 domain-containing protein produces the protein MSFFDKIKNAIFGKAEAAPQASAPTATTASPAAPAQPAAPAPAATPSASTGNVDVASILDAAVKQNGQKLDWKRSIVDLLKALNLDSSLTARKELAGELGYTGDTSDSATMNIWLHKAVIKKLSENGGKVPADLLD, from the coding sequence ATGAGCTTTTTCGACAAGATCAAGAACGCGATTTTCGGCAAGGCCGAAGCCGCTCCACAAGCTTCGGCTCCAACTGCAACAACCGCAAGCCCGGCCGCACCGGCCCAGCCAGCAGCACCTGCTCCAGCAGCCACACCTTCGGCAAGCACGGGCAACGTCGACGTCGCCTCCATTCTGGATGCGGCCGTCAAGCAGAACGGACAGAAACTCGACTGGAAACGTTCAATCGTTGACCTTCTGAAGGCGCTCAATCTGGACAGCAGCCTCACCGCCAGAAAGGAACTGGCCGGTGAACTCGGCTATACCGGCGACACCTCGGATTCCGCCACCATGAACATCTGGCTGCATAAGGCCGTTATCAAGAAACTGTCAGAGAACGGCGGCAAGGTTCCTGCCGACCTTCTGGACTGA
- a CDS encoding GlsB/YeaQ/YmgE family stress response membrane protein, which produces MEDAQIGWIAAIIIGGVAGWLAEQFMKSNMGVFMNIILGIVGAIVANFLLGLVGISLGGWIGYLIAGFIGACILIAVGRAFRR; this is translated from the coding sequence ATGGAAGACGCACAAATCGGCTGGATTGCAGCAATCATCATTGGCGGCGTGGCCGGCTGGCTCGCTGAACAGTTCATGAAAAGCAACATGGGTGTTTTCATGAACATCATCCTCGGCATCGTTGGCGCCATCGTCGCCAATTTCCTTCTGGGGCTTGTGGGCATTTCGCTCGGAGGCTGGATTGGATATCTCATCGCGGGTTTCATCGGCGCCTGCATTCTCATCGCCGTCGGGCGCGCATTTCGCCGATAA
- a CDS encoding carboxylating nicotinate-nucleotide diphosphorylase, translating into MTLSPLPRLIVEPLVRNALLEDLGLAGDITSAAVIPADHRSVVVMAAREPGVIAGLDAAELAFQLVDPAIVMKRHVQDGATVVPGDIIATIEGPSRGLLTGERTALNFLGHLSGIASVTAKIAAAISGTRASVACTRKTTPGLRALEKYAVRAGGGMNHRFALYDAVLIKDNHIAVAGGVREAIRSARQGVGHLVKIEVEVDTLAQLREAMEEGVDAVLLDNMTPEQLREAVEIVAGRAIIEASGRINPETAAIIAATGVDLISVGWLTHSAPVLDIGLDFQSRS; encoded by the coding sequence ATGACCCTTTCCCCCCTGCCACGCCTCATCGTGGAACCGCTCGTCCGCAACGCCCTACTGGAAGATCTCGGGCTCGCCGGCGATATAACCTCCGCCGCTGTCATTCCCGCCGATCATCGTTCCGTCGTTGTCATGGCCGCACGGGAACCGGGCGTCATCGCCGGTCTCGATGCCGCGGAGCTCGCATTCCAGCTCGTCGACCCGGCAATCGTGATGAAGCGCCACGTGCAGGATGGGGCGACCGTCGTACCCGGTGATATCATCGCGACAATCGAAGGTCCCTCGCGCGGCCTTTTGACCGGGGAGCGCACTGCGCTTAATTTCCTCGGCCATCTGTCGGGCATTGCTTCAGTCACCGCAAAGATCGCAGCCGCCATCTCCGGCACCAGAGCCTCCGTCGCCTGCACCCGCAAGACCACGCCGGGTCTCAGGGCGCTGGAAAAATATGCCGTGCGCGCCGGCGGCGGCATGAACCACCGTTTCGCCCTTTATGACGCCGTACTCATCAAGGACAACCACATCGCCGTGGCCGGGGGCGTGCGCGAGGCTATCCGCAGCGCCCGGCAGGGTGTTGGACATCTCGTCAAGATCGAAGTGGAGGTCGATACGCTCGCACAATTGCGCGAGGCGATGGAGGAAGGCGTCGATGCCGTTCTTCTGGACAATATGACGCCGGAACAGCTGCGCGAAGCGGTGGAAATCGTCGCCGGTCGTGCGATCATCGAGGCCTCCGGCCGGATCAACCCGGAAACAGCCGCCATTATTGCCGCAACCGGCGTCGATCTCATCTCCGTCGGCTGGCTGACCCATAGTGCGCCGGTTCTGGATATCGGGCTGGACTTCCAAAGCCGGAGCTGA
- a CDS encoding L-aspartate oxidase, with the protein MSEALSQYAGRTVIVGSGIAGLMAALTLAPQPVLLLTRSALGGETSSAWAQGGIAASLGADDSAALHLADTLAAGDGLCDADMAAGIVSAAPDVIDALESAGVRFDRDAQGKLVFGLEAAHSRRRILHSEGDGSGAAIVSALAAAALNTPSIAVLEGTEVRRLLTEDGALTGLVCAGQKGSFILPATKVILATGGLGGLYEATTNPSGNYGQGIMLAARAGAVLADMEFVQFHPTALSSHRRPLALVSEAVRGEGALLLNENGERFMAAIPGAELASRDIVARAIDREILRGGRVFLDARKALGNGFASRFPSIDLLCREAGIDPAYELVPVRPAVHYHMGGVATDGNGRSSVPGLWVAGETACTGLHGANRLASNSLLEAAAMGMRAAKDIAGQSTSKPVATVTPFATPVLSAADPSIVRPIVSRHLGIARHEAGLTEAIRDLLPLAEQNGPASDPAIVGLAIAVFAALRTESRGGHFRNDFPEKDVTATRRRLCLTDIIAIARDLSSSSLSSPSIARSA; encoded by the coding sequence ATGAGCGAAGCGCTGTCGCAATATGCGGGCAGGACGGTCATCGTCGGCAGCGGCATAGCGGGCCTGATGGCGGCGCTGACGCTTGCGCCACAGCCTGTGCTGCTTCTGACGCGCAGCGCCCTCGGCGGAGAGACATCCAGCGCCTGGGCGCAGGGCGGCATTGCGGCCAGTCTTGGCGCGGATGACAGCGCAGCCCTCCATCTCGCCGATACGCTTGCCGCGGGTGATGGCCTCTGCGACGCGGATATGGCAGCGGGCATCGTCTCCGCCGCCCCTGACGTCATTGATGCACTGGAGAGCGCCGGCGTCCGTTTTGACCGCGATGCGCAGGGCAAACTCGTCTTTGGACTGGAAGCCGCCCATAGCCGTCGCCGCATCCTCCATTCCGAAGGTGACGGCTCGGGCGCGGCCATTGTCAGTGCTCTTGCGGCCGCCGCTCTCAACACGCCGTCCATTGCAGTTCTGGAAGGCACGGAGGTGCGCCGGCTGCTGACGGAAGACGGGGCCTTGACCGGTCTCGTCTGCGCCGGACAAAAGGGCAGTTTTATTCTGCCGGCCACGAAGGTCATTCTCGCAACGGGCGGACTCGGCGGGCTTTATGAGGCGACGACCAATCCTTCCGGCAATTATGGACAGGGCATCATGCTTGCCGCGCGCGCTGGCGCCGTGCTTGCCGATATGGAATTCGTCCAGTTCCATCCGACGGCGCTTTCCTCCCACCGGCGGCCGCTGGCGCTGGTCAGCGAGGCGGTGCGGGGCGAAGGCGCGCTGCTGCTCAATGAAAACGGCGAACGTTTCATGGCGGCCATCCCGGGTGCCGAGCTTGCCTCCCGCGATATTGTCGCCCGCGCCATCGACCGGGAAATCCTGCGGGGTGGCAGGGTCTTTCTCGATGCCCGCAAGGCGCTCGGCAACGGTTTTGCTTCGCGTTTTCCCTCGATAGACCTGCTCTGCCGCGAGGCCGGAATAGACCCCGCTTACGAGCTGGTTCCCGTCCGTCCCGCCGTACATTATCACATGGGCGGTGTCGCCACTGACGGGAATGGCCGCAGTTCCGTGCCGGGCCTCTGGGTTGCGGGCGAAACCGCCTGCACAGGCCTTCACGGGGCCAACCGGCTTGCCAGCAACTCCCTGCTGGAAGCGGCCGCCATGGGCATGCGCGCGGCGAAAGATATTGCCGGCCAGTCGACATCGAAACCGGTGGCGACCGTCACACCATTCGCGACGCCTGTTCTTTCGGCCGCAGACCCATCTATCGTCAGGCCAATCGTCTCCCGCCATCTCGGCATCGCAAGACATGAAGCCGGGTTGACCGAGGCGATCCGCGATCTTCTGCCGCTCGCCGAACAGAATGGCCCGGCGTCCGATCCCGCCATTGTCGGGCTCGCCATCGCCGTCTTCGCGGCCCTGCGCACGGAATCGCGCGGCGGCCATTTCCGTAACGATTTCCCGGAAAAGGACGTGACCGCCACAAGGCGCAGGCTTTGCCTGACCGACATCATCGCCATTGCCCGCGACCTTTCCTCCAGCAGCCTTTCCTCCCCCAGTATTGCGCGGAGCGCCTGA
- the nadA gene encoding quinolinate synthase NadA, translating to MNEQISAASLYDRVSRVIPKAEWMGFQDDVDAILELKRKRNAVILAHNYQTPEIFHGVADIVGDSLALARKAMEVEADVIVLAGVHFMAETAKLLNPEKTVLIPDMAAGCSLADSITPEDIALLRKAYPGVPVVTYVNTSAAVKAASDICCTSGNARQVVESLGVPRVLMLPDEYLAKNVARETSVELIAWRGHCEVHELFTADDIRELRESHPGVTVLAHPECPPDVVEAADFSGSTAVMSDYVGRERPARVVLLTECSMSDNVAVHHPDVEFIRPCNLCPHMKRITLGNIRTALEENRHEVTVDPAIAVAARRAVERMLAV from the coding sequence GTGAACGAACAGATTTCTGCCGCAAGCCTTTATGACCGCGTCAGCCGCGTCATCCCCAAGGCCGAATGGATGGGCTTTCAGGACGATGTGGATGCGATCCTTGAGCTGAAACGCAAGCGCAACGCCGTCATCCTCGCCCATAATTACCAGACACCGGAAATCTTCCACGGCGTCGCCGATATCGTCGGCGACAGCCTGGCCCTCGCCCGCAAGGCGATGGAGGTGGAGGCGGATGTGATCGTTCTGGCCGGCGTTCATTTCATGGCCGAGACGGCAAAACTGCTCAATCCGGAAAAAACCGTGCTCATTCCGGATATGGCCGCCGGCTGTTCGCTCGCCGATTCCATCACGCCCGAAGACATAGCGCTTCTGCGCAAGGCCTATCCCGGCGTTCCGGTCGTCACTTACGTGAATACATCGGCGGCAGTGAAAGCGGCTTCCGACATCTGCTGCACCTCCGGCAATGCCCGCCAGGTGGTGGAATCGCTCGGCGTGCCGCGCGTTTTGATGCTGCCGGATGAATATCTGGCGAAGAACGTGGCGCGGGAAACCAGTGTCGAGCTGATCGCCTGGCGCGGCCATTGCGAGGTGCACGAGCTTTTCACCGCCGATGACATCAGGGAATTGCGGGAAAGCCATCCGGGCGTCACCGTGCTGGCGCATCCGGAATGTCCGCCCGATGTCGTCGAGGCTGCGGATTTTTCCGGCTCCACCGCCGTCATGTCAGATTATGTCGGCCGGGAGCGGCCGGCCCGCGTGGTGCTTTTGACGGAATGCTCGATGAGCGACAATGTCGCCGTGCATCACCCGGATGTCGAATTCATCCGCCCCTGCAATCTCTGCCCCCACATGAAGCGCATCACGCTCGGCAATATCCGCACGGCACTTGAGGAAAACCGCCACGAAGTGACCGTCGATCCGGCGATCGCGGTCGCGGCCCGCCGCGCGGTGGAAAGGATGCTGGCGGTATGA
- a CDS encoding PAS domain-containing protein produces the protein MLEDISLEETLIGYYTWNIGQNLVYLDAVAARVRDFSFDEASGGIPVEAFIAQVEINARARVARAVHNSLTRGEFYDQEYRIGLRSGGFRWLRTTGRVIHDCDGVPMMAMGTVREIAARKVLLM, from the coding sequence ATGTTGGAAGATATATCTCTAGAAGAGACGCTTATTGGCTATTATACGTGGAATATCGGACAGAATCTGGTTTATCTGGATGCTGTGGCCGCTCGTGTGCGGGATTTTTCCTTCGATGAGGCGTCCGGTGGCATTCCGGTGGAAGCGTTCATTGCCCAGGTCGAGATCAACGCTCGGGCGAGGGTGGCAAGGGCTGTCCATAATTCGCTGACGCGCGGTGAGTTTTATGACCAGGAGTACCGGATCGGGCTGAGGTCAGGCGGCTTTCGCTGGCTGCGGACGACAGGCAGGGTAATACATGACTGCGACGGTGTCCCGATGATGGCAATGGGCACGGTGCGCGAGATTGCCGCCCGCAAGGTCTTGTTGATGTAG